The following are encoded together in the Lactuca sativa cultivar Salinas chromosome 1, Lsat_Salinas_v11, whole genome shotgun sequence genome:
- the LOC111878812 gene encoding subtilisin-like protease: MSAIITYVLLLITCTTIFQIPPTCNADDTELQTYIVQLNSPHGQEFSQPNDLEEWYRSLLFSETVVSVSNEKPVMVHMYHHVITGFAAKLTTQQAKAMENMKGVLSVRPESLFQLHTTRSPHFLGLHQNSGFWKASMYGKGIIIGVLDTGITPGHPSFHDEGMSRPPARWKGKCEVAGCNKKLIGMRNFYSGDNTTPIDEDGHGTHTSSTAAGSPVHNANVLGNANGTATGIAPLAHIAMYKVCGGFFVSCPDSAIAAGVDAAIEDGVDVLSISLGGRSTQFYEDIIGIASFAAMQKGIFVSCSAGNSGPTGATLSNEAPWILTVAASTIDRRIRTTVYLGNNKSYDGESLYQPKNFNHKFRPLVYPGKDGKLVDVKGKVVFCDGSRGCTSEQVKAAGGAAVILANGKYFCETTIAETHVIPASVVGYGEGIEIKKYLNSTSSPVATILFRGTVLGINTAPELASFSSRGPNSASPGILKPDITGPGVNILAAWYKSDDNNTRNKAHFHVTSGTSMSCPHLAGVAALLKREHPDWSPAAIKSAIMTTASQVNLNKHAIVDQRDPRLLPADVFAIGSGHVNPFKSNDPGLVFDIQPSDYIPYLCGLGYTQKQIELITRKKVSCSKTIPEAQLNYPSFAVSLKRGDSKTYSRTVTNVGMPNSTYTVGEIHVPHGVKLVVGTDTDTAAGLSQVHELSFTAVQQKVTYSVTFSRDATAEVNGPYSQGHMTWVSGQYSVRTPFSFKFE; encoded by the coding sequence ATGTCGGCAATTATTACTTATGTGTTACTTCTCATCACTTGCACCACCATTTTCCAAATCCCTCCTACATGCAATGCCGATGATACTGAACTTCAAACCTACATTGTTCAGTTAAATTCACCCCATGGCCAAGAGTTTTCACAGCCAAACGACCTTGAAGAGTGGTACAGATCACTTCTCTTCTCTGAAACTGTTGTTTCAGTCTCAAATGAGAAACCGGTCATGGTTCATATGTACCACCACGTGATTACAGGATTTGCTGCAAAATTGACAACGCAGCAAGCAAAGGCGATGGAGAATATGAAGGGGGTTCTATCTGTAAGGCCTGAGAGTCTGTTTCAGTTGCATACAACTCGTTCCCCACACTTTTTGGGGTTGCACCAAAACTCAGGGTTTTGGAAGGCTTCAATGTATGGGAAGGGAATCATAATTGGGGTTCTAGACACCGGAATTACTCCTGGACATCCTTCATTTCACGATGAAGGCATGTCACGCCCACCAGCTAGATGGAAAGGCAAATGTGAAGTGGCGGGGTGCAATAAGAAGCTGATCGGAATGAGGAACTTTTATTCGGGAGATAATACTACTCCGATTGATGAGGACGGCCATGGAACTCACACTTCAAGTACTGCTGCAGGGAGTCCCGTACACAATGCAAACGTATTGGGCAACGCAAATGGCACTGCCACCGGAATAGCACCACTGGCACACATAGCCATGTATAAAGTGTGCGGTGGATTTTTCGTATCTTGTCCTGATAGCGCCATTGCAGCAGGTGTGGATGCAGCTATTGAAGACGGTGTTGATGTGCTTTCAATTTCACTTGGTGGACGTTCCACCCAATTCTACGAAGATATTATTggtatcgcctccttcgctgccaTGCAGAAAGGGATCTTTGTCAGTTGTTCGGCTGGTAATTCCGGGCCTACTGGTGCAACATTATCGAATGAAGCCCCATGGATCCTTACGGTTGCGGCTAGTACCATTGATAGAAGAATAAGGACTACAGTTTATCTTGGAAACAACAAGTCATACGATGGTGAGTCGTTATACCAACCCAAGAATTTCAATCATAAGTTTCGGCCTCTTGTTTACCCGGGAAAAGATGGCAAACTTGTTGATGTGAAGGGGAAAGTTGTATTTTGTGATGGTTCGAGAGGGTGTACCAGCGAACAAGTAAAGGCAGCAGGAGGAGCTGCCGTGATTCTTGCTAATGGTAAATATTTCTGCGAGACAACAATAGCAGAGACTCATGTTATTCCGGCATCGGTTGTCGGTTACGGGGAAGGAATTGAGATCAAAAAGTATTTAAATTCGACTTCTTCCCCTGTAGCAACTATACTTTTCCGTGGAACTGTACTCGGGATAAATACGGCTCCTGAACTGGCTTCTTTCTCCTCGAGAGGGCCTAACTCTGCAAGTCCTGGAATCCTAAAACCAGATATTACTGGACCCGGTGTTAACATTCTTGCAGCTTGGTACAAGTCAGATGACAACAATACAAGAAACAAGGCGCACTTCCACGTCACATCCGGCACGTCAATGTCTTGTCCTCATCTAGCGGGGGTAGCAGCACTTTTGAAAAGAGAACACCCAGATTGGTCTCCTGCTGCTATCAAGTCTGCAATAATGACAACCGCGAGTCAAGTCAACCTAAACAAACACGCGATTGTAGACCAAAGAGATCCAAGACTGCTCCCTGCCGACGTGTTTGCCATTGGCTCGGGTCACGTGAACCCATTTAAATCCAACGATCCTGGGTTAGTCTTTGACATCCAACCTAGCGATTACATTCCGTATCTGTGTGGGTTAGGCTATACTCAAAAACAAATCGAATTGATCACAAGGAAGAAAGTCTCATGCTCAAAAACCATACCTGAAGCACAACTCAACTATCCTTCTTTTGCGGTTTCACTAAAACGAGGTGACAGCAAAACATACTCAAGGACGGTGACTAATGTTGGTATGCCAAACTCAACTTACACCGTCGGGGAAATTCATGTGCCACACGGTGTAAAACTTGTGGTCGGCACTGACACTGACACTGCAGCCGGTCTTTCTCAAGTACATGAGCTCAGCTTCACAGCAGTGCAGCAGAAGGTGACATACAGTGTAACCTTTTCTCGAGATGCTACGGCTGAGGTGAATGGTCCTTACAGCCAAGGCCATATGACTTGGGTTTCAGGTCAATACTCAGTTCGGACACCGTTTTCATTCAAGTTTGAATGA